A genomic window from Populus alba chromosome 19, ASM523922v2, whole genome shotgun sequence includes:
- the LOC118056540 gene encoding putative methylesterase 14, chloroplastic has protein sequence MGNHFTCMAKKEARDNHGSRSKRMGRSQRKLLAEEELLHRQALSMALQQHQLSQRFDGSMSRRIGSTSSRRRNLSDPFSNGKQVPDFLENIKLKKFVLVHGEGFGAWCWYKTIASLEEAGLVPIAIDLTGSGIDLADTNSVTTLTEYSKPLISYLENLPEDEQVILVGHSGGGACVSYALEHFPKKISKAIFLCATMVSDGQRPFDVFAEELGSAERFMQESQFLIYGNGTDKPPTAFMFEKQQMKGLYFNQSPTKDVALAMVSMRPIPLGPIMEKLSLSPEKYGTGRRFFIQTLDDRALSPDVQEKLVRENPPERVFKIKGSDHCPFFSKPQSLHKMLLEIAQIP, from the exons ATGGGTAATCATTTTACTTGCATGGCAAAGAAGGAAGCTAGAGATAATCATGGATCAAGAAGCAAGAGAATGGGCAGGTCTCAGAGGAAGTTGTTGGCAGAGGAAGAGCTCTTGCATAGACAAGCTTTATCTATGGCACTACAACAGCACCAATTGTCTCAGAGATTTGATGGATCCATGTCCAGGAGGATTGGCTCTACTAGCTCTAGAAGAAGAAATCTCTCTGATCCTTTCTCTAATGGAAAACAG GTGCCTGACTTTTTGGAGAATATAAAGCTAAAGAAGTTTGTTCTGGTGCATGGAGAAGGTTTTGGAGCATGGTGTTGGTACAAAACTATTGCTTCATTAGAGGAAGCAGGATTGGTTCCCATTGCCATAGATCTAACAGGATCAGGCATTGATCTGGCAGATACAAACAGTGTCACAACATTGACAGAATACTCAAAACCATTGATTAGTTATTTAGAAAACTTGCCTGAGGATGAACAA GTTATTTTGGTTGGCCATAGTGGTGGAGGTGCCTGCGTCTCTTATGCACTTGAGCATTTCCCCAAAAAGATCTCGAAAGCTATTTTTCTCTGTGCTACAATGGTTTCTGATGGTCAGAGGCCTTTTGATGTGTTTGCTGAAGAG CTTGGATCTGCAGAACGTTTTATGCAAGAATCACAGTTTTTGATTTATGGAAATGGTACCGACAAGCCTCCTACAGCATTCATGTTTGAGAAACAGCAAATGAAAGGTTTATATTTCAACCAATCACCAACAAAG GATGTTGCGTTGGCCATGGTTTCAATGAGACCTATTCCACTTGGTCCCATCATGGAGAAGCTATCATTGTCCCCTGAAAAATATGGAACTGGTCGGCGGTTCTTCATTCAGACACTGGATGATCGTGCTCTTTCACCAGATGTCCAAGAAAAGCTAGTGAGAGAAAATCCACCAGAAAGAGTCTTCAAGATTAAAGGAAGTGATCACTGCCCATTCTTTTCAAAGCCTCAGTCCCTGCATAAAATGTTGCTGGAGATTGCTCAAATTCCATAG
- the LOC118056539 gene encoding regulator of nonsense transcripts UPF3, translating to MKKKKEPLGRTKVVIRHLPPSLSQSNLFSQFDHLFCHRYNWFRFRPGNSSHKNQRYSRAYIDFKNPEDVLEFSDFFHGHVFVNEKGSQFKAIVEYAPFQHVPKSCPHKDYCEGTIYTDPDYLEFLKCIAKPARNPPSAEIKLERKEAEESEAVKGAPISTPLMEFVRKKRADKGGQGPAVVKNRKRAGSASLTNSGSSNTKQGSGKKRYILKDSTKNSNWKGKSIIIMARKQEGLPTTSGGKEISEVESISGVEGSVSKISLDAESGRKKNLLLDGKKREISLESEGPLHQLGLTSNFGSSVSTAAKQYQRHEASERLIKSILPSKAASAKKKFQNLEVENDKQPIQPKTTQVGLNGHVPYKEPLASMSDNDVKRSSYDKLVKKDQHDPGSHFEKREKHSRNKDRPCRGVWTPVRNCPSKHANAEHLTSSILQSEVHSDSVRATHGEVKDGTQNRDHNQGSAGSTSGSNNSSAENGSRRDFGRQVTAHNIMLYSSPSATGGKFSKKGGHAGYTAQEKQVWVQKS from the exons atgaaaaagaagaaggaaccTTTAGGAAGAACCAAAGTAGTGATAAGGCATTTGCCACCTTCTCTTTCTCAATCAAATCTCTTCTCTCAATTCGATCATCTTTTCTGCCATCGTTACAACTGGTTCCGCTTCCGCCCCGGCAACTCCAG CCACAAGAATCAGAGGTATTCTCGAGCTTATATTGACTTCAAGAATCCAGAAGATGTTTTGGAGTTTTCGGACTTCTTTCATGGACATGTATTTGTTAATGAGAAAG GTTCTCAGTTCAAGGCCATAGTTGAGTACGCTCCTTTTCAACATGTTCCTAAGTCATGCCCTCATAAAGATTATTGTGAAGGGACTATTTACACAG ATCCTGATTATCTGGAGTTCCTCAAATGTATTGCCAAACCTGCGCGGAATCCTCCTAGTGCTGAAATTAagttagaaagaaaagaagcagaGGAATCTG aGGCTGTAAAAGGAGCTCCTATTTCTACACCCTTGATGGAATTTGTTCGTAAGAAACGAGCTGATAAGGGTGGTCAG GGTCCAGCTGTTGTTAAGAACAGGAAAAGAGCTGGATCAGCGTCTCTTACCAATTCTGGTTCAAGTAATACCAAACAAGGCTCTGGAAAGAAAAGG TATATTCTCAAGGACAGCACCAAGAATTCAAATTGGAAGGGCAAGTCGATTATCATCATGGCACGGAAGCAGGAGGGCCTACCTACTACTTCAGGCGGAAAAGAAATATCAGAAGTTGAATCca TTTCTGGAGTTGAAGGTTCtgtttctaaaatttctttggaTGCTGAGtctggaaggaaaaaaaatttgcttcTTGATGGAAAAAAGCGTGAAATTTCTCTT GAATCTGAGGGGCCATTGCATCAGTTGGGCCTCACTTCTAATTTTGGAAGTTCAGTTTCTACTGCTGCTAAACAGTATCAGAGGCATGAAGCTAGTGAGAGGCTGATAAAAAGTATTCTACCTTCAAAAGCTGCCTCAGCCAAGAAGAAATTTCAAAACCTAGAGGTGGAGAATGACAAGCAACCAATTCAGCCTAAAACCACGCAAGTGGGTTTGAATGGTCATGTCCCTTACAAGGAGCCTCTGGCATCTATGTCTGACAATGATGTAAAAAGGAGTTCATATGATAAGCTTGTGAAAAAGGATCAACACGATCCTGGCTCTCATTTTGAGAAAcgagaaaaacattcaagaaaTAAGGATAGACCATGTCGTGGTGTTTGGACTCCTGTCCGGAACTGTCCTAGTAAACATGCTAATGCAGAACACTTGACATCCTCTATATTGCAATCTGAAGTGCATTCTGATTCTGTTCGAG CAACCCATGGAGAAGTAAAAGATGGCACGCAAAATAGGGACCATAATCAGGGATCAGCAGGGTCAACAAGTGGAAGCAATAATTCTTCTGCAGAGAATG GTTCCCGTAGAGATTTTGGTCGTCAAGTGACAGCCCATAATATAATGCTTTATAGCTCCCCGAGTGCAACTGGAggaaaattttccaaaaaaggaggtCATGCTGGCTATACTGCCCAGGAG AAACAAGTATGGGTCCAGAAGTCTTAA